In the Candidatus Electrothrix sp. GW3-4 genome, one interval contains:
- a CDS encoding type II toxin-antitoxin system VapC family toxin, with protein sequence MKYLLDTNVCIRYLNGRSENIRKNIATKRPQDIFLCSIVKAELFYGSMKSDFPDKNLTRQKSFVDHFISLSFDDKAAEIYGQVRSQLEKAGTPIGPNDLLIAAIALSNDLTLATANIREFTRVENLVCEDWEAVIPSAG encoded by the coding sequence ATGAAGTATCTTCTTGATACCAATGTCTGCATCAGGTATCTGAACGGAAGATCGGAAAATATCCGAAAAAATATAGCGACCAAAAGACCGCAGGATATTTTTCTCTGCTCAATTGTCAAAGCCGAGTTGTTTTACGGGTCCATGAAAAGCGATTTCCCGGATAAGAATCTGACCCGACAGAAAAGCTTTGTCGATCACTTCATTTCGCTTTCTTTTGACGACAAAGCGGCTGAAATTTATGGTCAAGTTCGTTCTCAGTTGGAAAAAGCAGGTACCCCGATAGGCCCCAATGATCTGCTGATTGCCGCAATTGCCTTATCCAACGACCTGACCCTTGCAACTGCTAACATACGGGAATTTACACGGGTTGAAAACTTGGTTTGCGAAGACTGGGAAGCTGTCATTCCTTCAGCTGGTTGA
- a CDS encoding PD-(D/E)XK nuclease family transposase — MKKECVVLNGTRILGNLFTDYGFKKIFGEEPNKNLLLDFLNELLKEEQGEIRDLTYLKTDQLGDTDIDRKAIFDLYWKRGRIYFSMNTRANVLKK; from the coding sequence ATGAAGAAAGAGTGCGTTGTGCTCAACGGCACTAGAATACTCGGCAACCTGTTCACTGATTACGGATTTAAGAAGATCTTCGGTGAAGAGCCGAATAAGAATCTGCTCCTGGATTTTCTCAACGAATTGCTCAAAGAGGAACAGGGAGAGATCCGGGATTTGACCTATCTGAAGACCGACCAGCTCGGCGACACCGATATCGACCGCAAGGCGATCTTCGACCTCTACTGGAAAAGGGGTCGGATTTATTTTTCGATGAATACTCGTGCAAATGTTTTGAAAAAATAA
- a CDS encoding ATP-binding protein, which yields MNFNLQRYIKRQQEKNVADSLASFPVTALLGPRQCGKSTLAKHLLSQRDDAVFLDLERPSDLRKLTDPELFFHTHRDKLICIDEVQVGPAIFPLLRATVDDDRRPGRFFLLGSASQELIRKSSETLAGRIHYIELTPFTCTELLASSQSSREKLMELWARGGFPESVLAVSDAISLTWREDFIRTFLERDINQFGFSVAAQTMRRFWSMLAHYHGQVMNYSKLGQALGVTHPTVKRYLELLEQTYMVRSLAPYSANIKKRLVKAPKVYLRDSGVLHALLEIDTLEDLLGHPVVGGSWEGFCIEQILAAKPNWRASFYRTSSGEEIDLILERGQKSLAFELKASMSPKVSRGFNATLEILQPNHTWIIAPVPEPYPFQQNVTVSDIFSVVEEITGY from the coding sequence ATGAATTTCAATTTACAAAGATACATTAAGCGCCAGCAAGAAAAGAACGTTGCTGATTCCTTGGCTTCCTTTCCAGTGACCGCTTTGCTGGGACCACGTCAATGCGGCAAGTCGACTTTGGCGAAACACCTGCTCAGTCAACGAGATGACGCTGTTTTTCTTGATCTGGAACGTCCTTCAGACCTGCGAAAACTCACTGACCCTGAACTCTTTTTTCATACGCACAGAGACAAACTGATCTGCATTGACGAGGTACAGGTGGGGCCTGCAATATTTCCTCTTCTGCGTGCCACAGTGGATGATGACCGAAGGCCCGGTCGTTTCTTTCTTCTTGGTTCAGCCTCGCAGGAACTCATACGAAAAAGCTCTGAAACCCTGGCAGGGCGTATCCATTACATCGAACTCACTCCTTTCACCTGTACAGAACTTCTTGCCAGTTCCCAATCCTCCAGAGAAAAACTCATGGAACTCTGGGCCAGAGGCGGATTCCCAGAATCCGTACTTGCTGTGTCCGATGCCATCAGTCTGACATGGCGGGAGGATTTTATCCGCACTTTCCTTGAACGCGATATCAACCAGTTCGGATTTTCTGTGGCTGCTCAGACCATGCGCCGCTTCTGGAGCATGCTTGCCCATTATCACGGGCAGGTGATGAATTATTCCAAACTCGGCCAGGCCCTTGGCGTAACCCATCCCACAGTGAAGCGATATCTTGAGCTGCTGGAGCAGACCTATATGGTCCGCTCGCTGGCACCCTACAGTGCCAACATCAAGAAAAGATTGGTCAAGGCACCAAAGGTATACCTCCGTGACTCAGGTGTCCTGCATGCCTTACTTGAGATTGACACCCTGGAAGACCTTCTTGGACACCCGGTTGTGGGCGGTTCATGGGAAGGCTTCTGTATTGAGCAGATTCTTGCTGCAAAACCCAATTGGCGAGCCAGCTTTTACCGGACGTCTTCTGGCGAGGAAATTGATTTGATCCTTGAACGGGGACAAAAAAGCCTGGCCTTTGAGCTCAAAGCATCCATGTCGCCCAAGGTGTCGCGCGGTTTCAACGCTACCCTTGAAATACTCCAACCGAACCACACCTGGATTATTGCTCCGGTTCCGGAGCCTTATCCCTTTCAGCAAAATGTCACTGTCAGTGATATTTTTTCTGTTGTTGAGGAAATTACAGGGTATTGA
- a CDS encoding Rpn family recombination-promoting nuclease/putative transposase yields MPTKERYINLFTDYGFKKIFGEEPNKNLLLDFLNELLKEEQGEIQDLTYLKTEQLSDTDIDRKAIFDLYCENERGEKFIVELQKSKQNFFKDRALYYSTFPIREQAERGDWNFQLKAVYTVAILDFVFDEDKNQPEKYRYDVKLSDIETNKVFYDKLTFIYLEMPKFSKELDELTTRFDKWLYVIRNLNRLERIPDTLREQVFEQLFASAEIARFTPDQIRSYEKSLKYYRDMKNSLDTAFDEGKEKGEQQKERQVVINGLKQGLDFQIIAALTGLSIEAIEKIAQDIHEDEP; encoded by the coding sequence ATGCCCACCAAAGAACGCTACATCAACCTGTTCACCGATTACGGGTTCAAAAAGATCTTCGGTGAAGAGCCGAATAAGAACCTGCTCCTGGATTTTCTCAACGAGCTGCTCAAAGAGGAGCAGGGTGAAATTCAGGATCTGACCTATCTGAAGACCGAACAGCTCAGCGACACCGATATCGACCGCAAGGCCATCTTTGATCTCTACTGCGAGAATGAACGGGGCGAGAAATTCATTGTTGAGCTCCAGAAGAGCAAACAGAATTTCTTCAAAGACCGCGCCCTCTATTACTCCACCTTTCCCATCCGTGAACAGGCGGAACGGGGCGACTGGAATTTTCAGCTCAAGGCCGTGTATACGGTGGCTATCCTGGATTTTGTCTTTGACGAGGACAAGAATCAACCGGAGAAATATCGCTATGATGTCAAGCTCTCAGATATTGAAACCAACAAGGTCTTTTATGATAAACTGACCTTTATCTACCTGGAGATGCCCAAATTCAGCAAGGAACTGGACGAACTGACCACCCGGTTTGACAAGTGGCTCTATGTGATCAGGAACCTCAACCGGCTGGAGAGGATACCGGATACCTTACGGGAACAGGTTTTTGAGCAGCTCTTTGCCTCAGCAGAAATAGCCCGCTTTACCCCGGACCAGATACGCTCCTACGAGAAGAGCCTGAAGTATTATCGCGATATGAAAAACTCGCTTGATACCGCTTTTGATGAGGGAAAGGAAAAGGGGGAACAGCAAAAAGAACGCCAGGTTGTGATTAATGGGCTAAAGCAAGGACTGGATTTTCAAATAATCGCTGCCTTGACAGGTTTGTCGATAGAAGCGATTGAGAAGATTGCACAGGACATCCATGAAGATGAACCGTGA
- a CDS encoding EcsC family protein, producing the protein MNLEPTDFEALKRARNLLENPGLAAKITNLLGRPIEKGFDLLPEKWNAKVGDVTQTALKSAVDTAVFTMKDSPGKNKSNYWHKFSVIATGAAGGFFGLPALAVELPISTTIMLRSIADVARNEGESISSIESKLACIEVFALGGPSNSDDAAETGYFAIRAALAQSVTKAAEYIAEKGIAEEGAPVLVRLIIQVAERFSIQVTEKAAAQAIPAVGAAGGALVNTLFIDHFQDMAHGHFIVRRLERKYGTELVKATYNDMN; encoded by the coding sequence ATGAACCTTGAACCAACCGATTTTGAGGCACTCAAAAGAGCGAGAAATCTTCTAGAGAATCCGGGATTAGCAGCCAAGATAACAAATTTACTCGGCAGGCCAATTGAAAAAGGTTTTGATTTATTACCGGAAAAGTGGAATGCAAAGGTTGGAGACGTGACACAAACCGCTTTAAAGAGTGCTGTCGATACAGCGGTATTCACGATGAAAGATTCCCCCGGTAAGAATAAATCAAATTATTGGCATAAGTTTTCGGTGATAGCTACAGGTGCCGCAGGCGGTTTTTTCGGACTGCCTGCCTTGGCAGTCGAACTCCCGATTTCGACAACTATCATGTTGAGATCTATTGCTGATGTGGCGAGAAACGAAGGCGAATCCATCAGCAGTATCGAATCCAAATTGGCCTGTATAGAAGTGTTTGCATTAGGTGGGCCAAGCAATAGCGACGATGCGGCTGAGACCGGATATTTTGCGATTCGGGCGGCATTGGCTCAATCAGTTACGAAAGCTGCTGAATATATAGCTGAGAAAGGTATTGCAGAGGAAGGTGCTCCGGTTTTAGTTCGTTTAATTATACAGGTTGCCGAGCGTTTCAGTATACAGGTTACAGAAAAGGCCGCAGCCCAGGCAATACCTGCTGTTGGGGCAGCTGGCGGGGCATTGGTTAATACGTTATTTATCGACCATTTTCAGGATATGGCACATGGTCATTTTATAGTAAGGCGGTTGGAAAGAAAATATGGAACGGAACTGGTGAAAGCAACATATAACGACATGAATTAG
- a CDS encoding type II toxin-antitoxin system VapC family toxin, with amino-acid sequence MIVDTDVLIWYSRGYQNAIDLLHGLDRFSLSVVTYMEIVQGVRNKQELNAFKKALGILNAQVIQVDELISTKAMFYVEQYALSHSMELADALIGATAVIKQLPLITGNEKHYKQLPEIEIQKFLIDG; translated from the coding sequence TTGATTGTCGATACAGATGTGTTGATCTGGTATTCAAGAGGCTATCAGAACGCAATAGACCTTCTCCACGGTCTTGACCGCTTTTCGCTGTCTGTGGTGACCTATATGGAAATTGTTCAGGGCGTGAGAAATAAACAGGAACTGAATGCGTTTAAAAAGGCATTGGGCATACTTAATGCTCAGGTCATTCAGGTTGACGAGCTAATCTCCACCAAAGCGATGTTTTATGTCGAGCAGTATGCTCTGAGCCACTCCATGGAATTGGCTGATGCGTTAATCGGTGCAACAGCGGTCATCAAGCAGCTTCCTCTGATTACGGGAAACGAAAAGCATTATAAGCAGCTGCCAGAGATTGAAATCCAAAAATTTCTGATTGACGGCTGA
- a CDS encoding PDDEXK nuclease domain-containing protein — protein sequence MGNNKSKITSKKNGQPLLSSDLNGLIADLGQLIDETRSAVAVTVNAGLTLLYWRVGARINKEILNQNRAEYGKQIIATVAQQLTEHYGKGFTYSSLTRMVKFSSVFPDQKILATLSQQLSWSHFRELLSLEKPLQREFYAEMCRVENWSVRTLRQKIDGMLYERTALSKKPDELIQQELRLLREEDRLSPDLVFRDPYFLDFLGLKDRYLEKDLEDAILRELEQFLLELGSGFAFMARQKRIQLDNDDYYIDLLFYHRGLNRLIAIDLKMGDFKAEYKGQMELYLRWLNKYERRPQEKEPLGIILCAGKKQELVELLELGQSGIHVAEYRTELPSRELLEQKLHSALVSAKDRMNILP from the coding sequence ATGGGGAATAACAAGTCAAAAATCACGAGCAAAAAAAACGGTCAACCGCTTCTTTCTTCAGATCTTAACGGACTCATTGCTGATTTAGGGCAATTGATAGATGAAACCCGTTCAGCGGTTGCCGTTACAGTCAATGCCGGATTGACCTTATTGTATTGGCGGGTCGGCGCACGGATCAACAAAGAAATACTGAACCAAAACAGGGCAGAGTACGGGAAACAAATTATTGCCACAGTGGCGCAACAATTGACCGAGCATTACGGAAAGGGGTTCACCTATTCCTCTTTGACGCGGATGGTGAAATTTTCCTCTGTTTTTCCAGATCAGAAGATTCTTGCCACACTGTCGCAACAATTGAGCTGGTCACACTTTCGAGAATTGCTTTCCCTGGAAAAGCCTTTACAACGGGAATTCTACGCTGAAATGTGCCGTGTAGAAAATTGGAGTGTTCGTACGTTGCGGCAAAAAATTGACGGGATGCTCTATGAGCGCACAGCCCTGTCAAAGAAGCCGGACGAGTTGATTCAGCAGGAACTCCGCCTACTGCGTGAGGAAGACCGTCTTTCGCCTGATCTGGTTTTTCGTGACCCCTATTTCCTTGATTTCCTCGGATTGAAAGACCGTTATCTGGAGAAAGACCTGGAAGATGCCATCTTGCGTGAACTTGAACAGTTTTTATTGGAATTGGGTAGCGGGTTCGCTTTTATGGCCCGGCAGAAACGTATTCAACTGGACAACGACGACTATTACATTGACCTGCTCTTTTATCATCGTGGACTCAATCGACTGATAGCCATTGACCTCAAGATGGGTGATTTTAAAGCAGAATACAAAGGCCAGATGGAACTATACCTTCGCTGGCTGAATAAATACGAACGTCGCCCGCAAGAAAAGGAACCGTTAGGCATCATTCTCTGTGCAGGGAAAAAGCAGGAACTTGTCGAGCTGCTGGAACTGGGGCAGTCCGGCATTCACGTTGCTGAATACCGGACTGAGCTGCCGTCTCGTGAACTTTTGGAGCAGAAACTGCACAGTGCTCTTGTATCGGCAAAGGATCGGATGAATATCTTGCCATAA
- a CDS encoding type II toxin-antitoxin system prevent-host-death family antitoxin, with the protein MQATSKDLRFHTKKILDAARRGEEVVITFHGKPYARIVPLDEQVKKNKQNEFCGMWKDRTDMNDVEGYVRKLRKGRSF; encoded by the coding sequence ATGCAGGCAACCAGCAAAGACTTACGATTTCATACCAAAAAAATTCTTGATGCGGCAAGGAGAGGTGAGGAGGTTGTTATCACCTTTCACGGAAAGCCCTATGCCAGAATTGTTCCTCTTGACGAGCAGGTAAAAAAGAACAAACAGAACGAATTCTGCGGCATGTGGAAAGACCGGACTGATATGAACGATGTCGAAGGATATGTTCGGAAGCTCAGGAAAGGAAGGTCTTTTTGA
- a CDS encoding TIR domain-containing protein, whose amino-acid sequence MSDNYNNKAFISYSSIDKDIAKRLQDELEKFVIPPGICKVAKTKKDHLGKIFRDRTDLQAGCFLTEGLKNELDNTEYLIVLCSENVRSSSWVNKEIDYFSKKPEKINNIIPFIVYSTPLETNISDCFPDKLIDINKRKDGILAADSRCGKDGWARALAKTISKLLGFTKLDDLIQRLQYAIELEEYQRIIDEIQIKIGKNNLDEAQNMLLSYINKEKTFNLAKVEFQFLLKKCNPDVGIHYVDNNITSIDYNDVIIVAGTVDGNVLIIDIVYGNTKIFFNAHSEPINSVLLLKENLIITHVSNLDLTVIRLWDLTENHRLVWEISHPVSFPERIMNDDKYNIFKNFLISNKTSNMVVTPDGKIVIFSIGGYIAVADIKTSKIIYYVEMPQPIPVMAHINFVNEILIIPNLNYGVARSLHETIYWNIDTGIIINDLSEKERTSIDQNRHDNKSNLFKLVAENNKIKIFERNKKNKNKDIKYYIHNSQGNNSLAIVKDQIILCDKYFKVIKRIEKNNCPFLMNFSATISECGNYIGIAKPSNMSEPGAISIYSTVNGEFLIKYPVENIFSHHLMRLITIHCIGIYVAKDFEVTAYFSDNSIRIFKKNRNHIYQIEISKQPSVVSFYNKHLIAAVYTDGSTHVFKNINDEWIRFDNDIKNISCATFTSEYSLVLGDTTGYLHLWRIDDNSLISRKIHIDKINCLLFIPNSERVILGCCNLIKVVLLNSYIENIVSLLDIKVDINPDNIYIDKNEIIIVEYNNGLETISISNIINCEQEIADEKLYYREILTKGK is encoded by the coding sequence ATGTCTGACAATTATAACAATAAAGCGTTTATAAGTTATTCGTCTATAGATAAAGATATTGCAAAACGCTTACAGGATGAACTTGAAAAGTTTGTTATCCCTCCTGGGATATGTAAGGTTGCTAAAACAAAAAAAGATCATTTAGGAAAGATTTTTAGAGATCGAACCGATTTACAGGCAGGATGCTTTTTAACAGAAGGACTAAAAAATGAGTTGGATAATACAGAATATTTAATTGTTCTTTGTTCAGAGAATGTACGCAGTTCAAGTTGGGTTAATAAAGAGATTGATTATTTTTCCAAGAAACCAGAAAAAATAAATAACATTATACCATTTATTGTGTATTCAACACCATTGGAGACAAATATTAGTGATTGTTTTCCAGATAAATTAATTGATATAAATAAAAGAAAGGACGGCATACTTGCAGCAGATTCTCGTTGTGGCAAAGATGGGTGGGCGCGAGCTCTCGCTAAAACTATTTCAAAATTATTAGGTTTTACAAAACTTGATGATTTGATTCAGCGTTTACAGTACGCCATAGAACTAGAAGAATACCAACGTATTATTGACGAAATTCAAATAAAAATTGGCAAGAACAATTTAGATGAAGCACAGAACATGTTGCTATCATATATAAATAAAGAAAAAACATTTAACTTAGCAAAAGTAGAGTTTCAGTTTTTGTTGAAGAAATGTAATCCAGATGTTGGGATACATTATGTTGATAACAACATAACATCAATAGATTATAATGATGTGATTATAGTTGCAGGAACTGTTGATGGAAATGTTCTTATTATTGATATTGTTTATGGTAATACAAAAATATTTTTTAATGCACATTCTGAACCTATAAATTCAGTTCTTCTTCTTAAAGAGAATTTAATAATAACACACGTATCAAATCTTGACCTTACCGTAATAAGGCTATGGGATCTCACTGAAAATCATCGACTTGTTTGGGAAATATCTCATCCGGTTTCTTTTCCTGAAAGAATAATGAATGATGATAAATATAATATATTTAAAAATTTTCTTATATCAAACAAGACATCAAATATGGTGGTTACACCAGATGGTAAAATAGTTATTTTTTCAATTGGTGGATATATCGCTGTAGCCGATATTAAAACCTCTAAAATAATTTATTACGTGGAGATGCCTCAACCAATACCAGTAATGGCACATATTAATTTTGTAAACGAGATATTGATTATTCCAAATTTAAATTACGGTGTTGCCAGATCTTTACATGAAACTATATACTGGAATATTGATACAGGGATTATTATTAATGATTTAAGCGAAAAAGAAAGAACTTCGATTGATCAAAATAGACATGATAATAAATCAAATTTATTTAAACTAGTAGCAGAAAATAACAAGATAAAAATATTTGAACGCAATAAAAAGAATAAAAACAAAGATATTAAATATTATATACATAACAGTCAAGGAAACAACAGCCTTGCTATCGTTAAAGACCAAATTATATTGTGTGATAAATATTTTAAGGTAATCAAAAGAATAGAAAAAAATAATTGCCCATTTTTAATGAATTTTTCTGCGACGATAAGTGAATGTGGAAATTATATTGGAATTGCTAAACCTTCCAATATGTCTGAGCCTGGAGCTATAAGTATTTATTCAACTGTTAATGGTGAATTTTTAATAAAATATCCTGTTGAAAATATTTTTTCACATCATTTAATGCGGTTAATAACAATTCATTGCATCGGAATTTACGTTGCAAAGGATTTTGAAGTTACTGCTTATTTCAGTGATAATAGTATTAGAATTTTTAAGAAAAATAGAAATCACATATATCAAATAGAGATAAGCAAACAACCTTCTGTTGTCTCATTTTATAATAAACATCTTATAGCTGCGGTCTATACAGATGGCTCTACACATGTATTTAAGAATATTAATGACGAATGGATAAGATTCGATAATGATATAAAAAATATTTCATGCGCTACATTTACATCAGAATACAGCTTGGTCTTGGGAGATACAACAGGTTATCTGCATCTCTGGCGGATTGATGACAACTCTTTAATTTCAAGAAAAATTCATATTGATAAAATAAATTGTTTGTTATTTATTCCAAACTCAGAAAGAGTTATTTTAGGATGTTGCAATCTTATTAAGGTTGTACTATTGAATAGTTATATTGAGAATATTGTGAGTCTTCTTGATATAAAAGTAGATATTAATCCTGATAATATTTACATAGATAAAAATGAGATTATAATTGTTGAATATAATAATGGATTAGAAACGATAAGTATCAGCAATATCATTAATTGCGAACAGGAGATAGCTGATGAAAAATTATATTACAGGGAAATTTTAACCAAAGGAAAATAA